In the genome of Prosthecobacter algae, one region contains:
- a CDS encoding FAD:protein FMN transferase, whose product MNVFFTCLARLAAVGCLLLAGCGGRPPTQLHGATMGSTWSLQIADPIPEARAQEIAVLIRQELQRLENELSHWQPDSDLSRWNQNPGTDWQAVPASLAETVALARRISLETDGALDVTVAPLVALWGFTRHTPLAALPTEAEIREALSHTGWDKLEVQTQPPQLKKHQPQVQVNVAAVTEGYAMDRLRTLLQGRGLENFLLEVGGEVLAQGHAPDGQPWRVGVQAPDGERGESLETLPLKDTCIATSGSYRHRFERDGRSYSHLLDPRTGQPIAHRLVSVSVIHPSCSLADGYATALMVLGPERGRAVAQRLGLRVIWLEEP is encoded by the coding sequence ATGAACGTTTTTTTCACCTGCCTGGCCCGTCTGGCCGCTGTCGGCTGCCTCCTGCTGGCCGGGTGTGGGGGGAGGCCGCCGACCCAGCTCCACGGGGCCACCATGGGCAGCACCTGGAGCCTACAGATCGCCGATCCCATCCCCGAGGCCCGTGCCCAGGAGATCGCCGTCCTCATCCGCCAGGAGCTTCAGCGGCTGGAAAACGAACTCTCCCACTGGCAGCCGGATTCAGACCTCAGCCGCTGGAACCAAAATCCCGGCACCGACTGGCAAGCGGTGCCCGCCTCCCTGGCGGAGACGGTGGCCCTGGCCCGGCGCATCTCCCTGGAAACCGACGGGGCGCTGGATGTCACCGTGGCCCCGCTGGTGGCCCTGTGGGGCTTCACTCGTCACACGCCCCTGGCCGCCCTGCCCACCGAGGCCGAAATCCGCGAGGCCCTGAGCCACACCGGCTGGGACAAGCTTGAGGTGCAGACGCAGCCGCCGCAGCTCAAAAAGCACCAGCCGCAGGTGCAGGTGAATGTCGCCGCTGTGACCGAGGGGTATGCGATGGACCGCCTACGCACCTTGCTCCAAGGCCGGGGGCTGGAAAACTTCCTCCTCGAAGTCGGCGGCGAGGTTTTGGCCCAGGGGCATGCACCCGATGGGCAGCCCTGGCGGGTGGGTGTGCAGGCCCCTGATGGCGAAAGGGGCGAAAGCCTGGAAACCCTGCCGCTGAAGGACACCTGCATCGCCACCAGTGGCAGCTACCGGCACCGGTTTGAAAGGGATGGGCGCAGCTACAGCCACCTCCTGGATCCCCGCACCGGGCAGCCCATCGCGCACCGGCTGGTCTCCGTCTCTGTCATCCATCCCAGTTGCTCCCTGGCGGATGGTTATGCCACGGCCCTCATGGTCCTGGGCCCGGAAAGGGGCCGCGCCGTGGCGCAAAGGCTGGGCCTGCGAGTGATCTGGCTGGAGGAGCCGTAA
- a CDS encoding serine/threonine-protein kinase: protein MSDPRPQNPRLQPSAGYFDVALGVDEEADLLPQDAPGMVIGGRYVLKSILGVGGTGHVWRAEQTQPVQREVAVKIIGAGLVTGPVVTRFNRECQVLARLEHPNIAAIFDAGELADGRPYFVMEIVSGQPITQWCAEHQIPVKGRVEIFLQACLAVQHAHHKGILHRDLKPSNVMVTEVNGKPVVKVIDFGIAKALAGDLDAGPDVTVRGMVLGTPRYMSPEQAGLTGQDVDTRSDVYALGVLLYELLTGSTPVTEGEEKHTSLSDLLQRVRHTETELPSRRLLHRAPQAQRLARELCGELDWILLRALQKDREQRYPTAIALAEELQRHLRQEPVLAGPPSTTYRVKKWIVRHRHAALSTAAVFGALSAGVATTWWALDLAEMQRQEAARQKASAMNEAHLAQQVSSQLSDLLGGARKHVEAGMNTQILRNLADEVAAGMPRFATLPKTAAPLAKQLAELYTTLQEPARALPWYRRHWELLKETDGPQAKTTLDALYTLGWRSISSNQNAAAVVFLEQAMQGYQTHPEPAHRWMANYARKELARALSRLGRHEQALKAMTLALQQQNPNKPAQVATWLQEYADILRAANKDEEAATVLHRALALLPEDEAHASQRTNTLHALATTSRLREHYDEALAASAERVAIVERTQGSSHPQLIHALISHATLACKCPGCPGGEAAARRALALAQAAGHESLLADAWITLSETLRMSERYAESEQAVRDGIAAVNRTHAERWRVLELHRRLGDLLTSRSEFKEALKEYQTAAADWFNAPTVGRAREKEELIFGSFIKFWERAAKAASPLADAQQLEEWRRKYAAWKAERTPPATITGLP from the coding sequence ATGTCTGACCCGCGTCCCCAGAACCCCAGACTCCAGCCTTCCGCCGGCTACTTTGATGTGGCGCTGGGTGTGGATGAGGAGGCCGACCTGCTGCCGCAGGATGCGCCCGGAATGGTCATCGGCGGGCGTTACGTGCTGAAGTCCATCCTCGGCGTAGGCGGCACCGGCCATGTCTGGCGGGCGGAGCAGACGCAGCCTGTGCAGCGGGAGGTGGCGGTGAAAATCATCGGCGCAGGGCTGGTCACCGGGCCGGTGGTGACGCGATTCAACCGCGAGTGCCAGGTGCTGGCGCGGCTGGAGCACCCAAACATCGCCGCGATTTTTGACGCGGGCGAGCTGGCCGATGGACGCCCCTACTTTGTCATGGAGATCGTCTCCGGGCAGCCCATCACCCAATGGTGTGCCGAGCACCAGATCCCCGTGAAAGGGCGGGTGGAGATCTTTTTGCAAGCCTGCCTGGCCGTGCAGCACGCGCATCACAAAGGCATCCTCCACCGCGACCTGAAACCCTCCAATGTCATGGTGACCGAGGTGAACGGCAAACCGGTGGTGAAGGTCATCGATTTTGGCATCGCCAAGGCCCTGGCCGGGGATCTGGATGCTGGGCCGGATGTCACTGTGCGCGGCATGGTGCTGGGCACCCCGCGCTACATGAGCCCAGAACAGGCCGGGCTGACCGGGCAGGATGTGGATACCCGCAGCGATGTGTATGCCCTGGGCGTGCTGCTGTATGAGCTCCTCACCGGCAGCACCCCGGTGACGGAGGGCGAAGAAAAGCACACCTCCCTTTCGGACCTCCTGCAGCGCGTGCGCCACACGGAGACCGAGCTGCCCAGTCGCCGCCTCCTGCACCGGGCCCCCCAAGCGCAGAGGCTGGCCCGCGAACTGTGTGGTGAGTTGGACTGGATCCTCCTTCGCGCCCTGCAAAAGGACCGCGAGCAGCGCTACCCCACCGCCATCGCCCTGGCCGAGGAATTGCAGCGCCACCTCCGGCAGGAGCCCGTGCTGGCCGGGCCACCCAGCACCACCTACCGGGTGAAAAAATGGATCGTCCGCCACCGTCACGCCGCCCTCAGCACCGCCGCCGTTTTCGGCGCCCTCAGCGCCGGGGTGGCCACCACCTGGTGGGCGCTGGACCTGGCCGAAATGCAACGCCAGGAGGCTGCCCGCCAAAAGGCCAGCGCCATGAACGAAGCCCACCTGGCCCAGCAAGTGAGCAGCCAGCTCAGCGATCTGCTGGGCGGTGCTCGCAAGCATGTGGAGGCGGGCATGAACACCCAGATCCTGCGCAATCTGGCCGATGAGGTGGCCGCTGGGATGCCCCGGTTTGCCACTTTGCCGAAGACCGCCGCCCCGCTGGCCAAGCAGCTCGCCGAACTCTACACCACCCTGCAAGAGCCCGCCCGTGCCCTGCCCTGGTATCGCCGCCATTGGGAACTTCTGAAAGAAACCGACGGCCCCCAGGCCAAAACCACGCTGGATGCCCTCTACACCCTGGGTTGGCGCAGCATTTCCAGCAATCAAAATGCCGCCGCCGTGGTCTTTCTGGAGCAGGCCATGCAGGGCTACCAGACCCACCCGGAACCCGCCCACCGCTGGATGGCCAATTACGCCCGCAAGGAGCTGGCCCGTGCCCTTTCCCGCCTGGGGCGGCATGAGCAAGCCCTGAAGGCCATGACCCTGGCCCTCCAGCAGCAGAACCCAAACAAACCGGCCCAAGTCGCCACCTGGCTGCAAGAATATGCAGACATCCTCAGGGCCGCGAACAAGGATGAAGAGGCCGCCACCGTCCTGCACCGCGCCCTGGCCCTGCTGCCGGAGGACGAGGCACACGCCAGCCAGCGCACCAACACCCTGCACGCCCTGGCCACCACCAGTCGTCTGCGGGAGCACTACGACGAGGCTCTGGCCGCCTCGGCAGAGCGCGTCGCCATTGTGGAAAGGACGCAGGGCAGCTCCCATCCCCAGCTCATCCACGCCCTCATCAGCCACGCCACCTTAGCCTGCAAATGCCCCGGTTGCCCTGGGGGCGAAGCCGCCGCCCGCCGCGCCCTGGCCCTCGCCCAGGCCGCCGGACATGAGTCCCTGCTGGCCGATGCCTGGATCACCCTCAGCGAAACCCTGCGCATGAGTGAACGCTACGCCGAATCTGAACAGGCCGTGCGCGATGGCATCGCCGCCGTCAACCGCACCCACGCAGAGCGCTGGCGTGTGCTGGAATTGCACCGCCGCCTGGGCGATCTGCTGACCTCCCGCAGCGAATTCAAGGAAGCCCTGAAGGAGTATCAAACCGCCGCTGCCGACTGGTTCAACGCACCCACCGTAGGCCGTGCCCGAGAAAAGGAGGAGCTCATCTTTGGCAGCTTCATCAAGTTCTGGGAACGTGCCGCCAAGGCGGCCTCCCCCCTCGCCGATGCGCAGCAACTGGAAGAGTGGCGCCGCAAATACGCCGCCTGGAAGGCCGAACGGACACCCCCTGCTACCATCACCGGGCTGCCTTAG
- the serA gene encoding phosphoglycerate dehydrogenase: protein MHLPLATVAKPPTLRAPMAQQFKILIAGNNDPISSKGIDLLKAEPSFSVEVNMDLKAEDAMVEASRDAHAIIVRSGAKVTAKVLDAAPLLKVVGRAGVGVDNIDVPVASKRGVVVMNTPGGNTISTAEQAFTLMMALSRKTPQAHATIVSGKWDRKSFQGTEVYGKTLVVLGMGRIGAEFAKRAKAFGMRVVAYDPYLSKNRAESLGVELCEDLDAAIVQADYITMHMPLTPETKHMINAKRLASLKKSCRIINCARGGLIDDAALAAALTDGTISGAALDVFEVEPPPADYPLLKAPNTVFTPHLGASTEEAQENVGIEIAEVIKAHLLQGTVVNAVNMPNVDPKTLADLGPFLKFGELLGRLLSQFAPARSNVVSISYSGKVGTGDTTLISRSVLKGFLERAVGAEQVNYINANGVAEGLGLRTTESRVPDASEFTDLIEVQASNGTETASIAGTFFAGEPRIVKVNGRHIETRPEGTLLLIENQDRPGMIAAYSTILGKHKINIADMSLSRNKEGGTALTLLTLDSTPSQTVISELESIEGISRVHCVVV from the coding sequence ATGCACCTGCCACTTGCGACGGTGGCAAAGCCGCCTACTCTGCGCGCCCCTATGGCCCAGCAGTTCAAGATTCTCATCGCCGGTAACAACGACCCCATTTCGAGCAAAGGCATCGATCTCCTCAAAGCGGAGCCGTCCTTTTCCGTCGAGGTGAACATGGACCTGAAGGCGGAAGACGCCATGGTGGAAGCCTCCCGCGATGCCCACGCGATCATCGTCCGCAGCGGTGCCAAAGTGACCGCCAAGGTGCTGGATGCCGCCCCCCTCCTGAAGGTGGTCGGTCGCGCCGGGGTGGGTGTGGATAACATCGACGTCCCCGTCGCCAGCAAGCGCGGCGTGGTGGTGATGAACACCCCAGGCGGCAACACCATTTCCACAGCCGAGCAGGCCTTCACCCTCATGATGGCCCTTTCCCGCAAGACGCCCCAGGCGCACGCGACCATCGTCAGCGGCAAGTGGGACCGCAAGAGCTTCCAGGGCACTGAAGTCTATGGCAAGACGCTCGTCGTCCTCGGCATGGGCCGCATCGGCGCAGAATTCGCCAAACGCGCCAAGGCCTTTGGCATGCGCGTGGTGGCCTATGACCCTTACCTTTCCAAAAACCGCGCCGAAAGCCTGGGCGTGGAGCTGTGTGAAGACCTGGATGCCGCCATCGTGCAGGCAGACTACATCACCATGCACATGCCGCTGACGCCGGAGACGAAGCACATGATCAATGCGAAGCGCCTGGCCTCGCTGAAGAAAAGCTGCCGCATCATCAACTGCGCCCGTGGCGGCCTGATCGACGACGCCGCGCTGGCTGCCGCCCTCACGGATGGCACCATCTCCGGAGCTGCGCTGGACGTCTTTGAGGTGGAGCCACCGCCTGCTGACTACCCGCTGCTGAAGGCCCCGAACACCGTCTTCACCCCCCACCTCGGTGCCTCCACCGAAGAGGCCCAGGAAAACGTCGGCATCGAGATCGCCGAAGTCATCAAGGCGCACCTGCTGCAGGGCACCGTCGTGAATGCCGTGAACATGCCCAACGTGGACCCGAAGACCCTGGCCGACCTGGGGCCGTTCCTGAAGTTTGGCGAGCTCCTCGGCCGCCTGCTTTCCCAATTCGCTCCTGCTCGCTCGAACGTCGTCAGCATCAGCTACAGCGGCAAAGTGGGGACCGGAGACACCACCCTCATTTCCCGTTCTGTGCTGAAAGGCTTCCTGGAGCGCGCCGTCGGTGCTGAGCAGGTGAACTACATCAACGCCAATGGCGTGGCGGAAGGCCTGGGCCTACGCACCACCGAAAGCCGCGTGCCGGATGCCAGCGAATTCACCGACCTCATCGAAGTCCAGGCCAGCAATGGCACGGAGACCGCCAGCATTGCTGGTACTTTCTTCGCCGGGGAGCCTCGCATCGTGAAGGTCAATGGCCGCCACATCGAAACCCGTCCGGAAGGCACCCTGCTGCTCATCGAAAACCAGGACCGCCCTGGCATGATCGCCGCCTACTCCACCATCCTGGGCAAGCACAAGATCAACATCGCCGACATGTCCCTGAGCCGGAACAAGGAAGGCGGCACCGCGCTGACCCTCCTGACCCTGGACTCTACCCCGAGCCAGACCGTCATCAGCGAGCTGGAGTCCATCGAAGGCATCAGCCGCGTGCATTGCGTGGTGGTCTGA
- a CDS encoding MFS transporter — MAEAPTKVRHSILAVTTLAAFLMYLDRMCMSEIVKTTTFRSEFALTDEQLSWVLSAFFWAYALGQVPAGWLSDRFGIRPLMTVFIVLWSAFTALTGFATGLWSLLFTRMGCGLAEAGAYPASSSLLRKWAAWGNRGVASSIVSLGGRLGGAAAPALTVVVIAALGNWRWAGWLYGAAGLLFAWAFWRIYRESPEQHPHCNEAERALLAEGRPVDAGAAQTYRFPWHAMLRSRNLWFMCGMQFWTNVGWAFLATWMPRYLKETLKLSDAASGNLSTVSLIIGLGGMIFGGVFADACVRRLGLKRGRLLPLAGTRFLAAIMFVLAIQTTNPWLLVPALGLVAFFTDAGLPAVWATMQDLGGRYTAPVFGWANMWGNIGAALSPVFIALINKHLDANRDWHEALYFCAAAFVISGLHATRIRADQPISA, encoded by the coding sequence ATGGCAGAAGCACCCACCAAGGTCAGGCACTCCATCCTCGCTGTCACCACGCTGGCGGCGTTCCTGATGTATCTGGACCGCATGTGCATGTCGGAAATCGTCAAGACGACGACTTTTCGCTCCGAATTTGCCCTGACGGATGAGCAGCTTTCCTGGGTGCTGAGCGCCTTTTTTTGGGCCTACGCCCTGGGCCAGGTGCCCGCTGGGTGGCTGAGCGACCGCTTTGGCATCCGCCCGTTGATGACGGTCTTCATCGTCCTGTGGTCCGCCTTCACCGCCCTCACCGGCTTTGCCACGGGGCTGTGGTCCCTGCTGTTCACCCGCATGGGCTGTGGCCTGGCGGAGGCGGGGGCCTACCCGGCCAGCAGCAGCCTGCTGCGCAAATGGGCCGCGTGGGGGAACCGAGGCGTGGCCAGCAGCATTGTCTCCCTGGGGGGCCGCCTGGGGGGGGCCGCCGCCCCGGCCCTGACCGTGGTGGTCATCGCCGCGCTGGGGAACTGGCGCTGGGCGGGCTGGCTCTACGGGGCTGCCGGACTGCTCTTTGCCTGGGCTTTCTGGCGCATCTACCGCGAAAGCCCGGAGCAGCACCCGCACTGCAATGAGGCCGAACGCGCCCTGCTGGCCGAGGGCCGCCCCGTGGATGCCGGGGCCGCGCAGACCTATCGCTTCCCTTGGCACGCTATGCTGCGCAGCCGCAACCTGTGGTTCATGTGCGGCATGCAGTTCTGGACGAATGTGGGCTGGGCCTTCCTGGCCACCTGGATGCCCCGCTACCTGAAGGAGACGCTGAAACTCAGCGATGCCGCCAGTGGCAATCTCTCCACTGTCTCCCTCATCATCGGCCTGGGCGGCATGATCTTTGGCGGTGTCTTTGCGGATGCCTGCGTGCGGCGGCTGGGGCTGAAGCGAGGCCGCCTCCTGCCCCTGGCAGGCACCCGTTTCCTGGCCGCCATCATGTTTGTCCTGGCCATCCAGACCACCAATCCCTGGCTGCTCGTCCCGGCCCTGGGGCTGGTCGCCTTTTTCACCGATGCCGGGCTGCCCGCCGTCTGGGCCACGATGCAGGACCTCGGCGGGCGCTACACGGCCCCGGTCTTTGGCTGGGCCAACATGTGGGGCAACATCGGTGCGGCGCTCTCCCCGGTCTTCATCGCCCTGATCAATAAGCACCTGGATGCCAACCGCGACTGGCACGAGGCCCTCTACTTCTGCGCCGCCGCCTTCGTCATCTCCGGCCTGCACGCCACCCGCATCCGGGCGGACCAGCCCATCTCCGCGTAA
- a CDS encoding vanadium-dependent haloperoxidase, with translation MKRFLLAIFLCVSSVHASEIIQDWNYVFLQAVRKETPPPCLVSRNLPIFHLAIHRAVQGAIKAGMDEAMQCQAAHHAARAVFLRFFPSQEKMAQQVEAKKPEGDISDACRSLVAEAVQRTFKERENDGSATTVHYVPSDKPGQWRRTPPNFRPPEFPHWGKVKPFMVGDVAEFRAAAPPALDSAAYAEEVNLLKELGGKVSTKRTAEQTLIAKFWADFSYTSSPPGHWNEIAREVSLTQKLNVAETARIFATLNLALADTCITIWDTKYHYNFWRPVTAIRRADEDGNEATVADQSWEPLLRTPPHPEYVSGHSGISGAAATILEHFFGRENISFEASSDDVKDTRRRFTSFQACAEEIAQSRIYGGIHYPAAGREGLKMGRSIAEKVLKTFNE, from the coding sequence ATGAAGCGCTTTTTGTTAGCCATCTTCCTCTGTGTGTCCTCCGTACACGCTTCGGAGATCATCCAGGATTGGAACTATGTCTTCCTCCAGGCCGTGAGGAAGGAGACGCCGCCGCCATGTCTGGTCTCACGCAATCTGCCCATCTTCCACCTCGCCATCCACCGTGCGGTGCAGGGCGCGATCAAGGCCGGGATGGATGAGGCCATGCAGTGCCAGGCCGCGCACCATGCGGCCCGGGCGGTCTTCCTGCGCTTCTTCCCCTCCCAGGAAAAAATGGCGCAGCAGGTGGAGGCGAAAAAACCTGAAGGGGACATTTCTGATGCTTGCCGCAGCCTCGTGGCCGAGGCCGTCCAGCGCACTTTCAAGGAGCGTGAAAACGATGGCAGCGCGACCACCGTTCATTATGTGCCGAGCGACAAACCCGGCCAGTGGCGGCGCACCCCACCCAATTTTCGTCCGCCCGAGTTCCCGCATTGGGGCAAGGTAAAGCCCTTCATGGTGGGCGATGTCGCGGAGTTCCGTGCGGCTGCTCCCCCGGCCCTGGACAGCGCCGCCTACGCCGAAGAGGTGAACCTTCTCAAAGAGCTGGGCGGCAAGGTGAGCACCAAACGCACGGCGGAACAGACCCTCATCGCCAAGTTCTGGGCCGACTTCAGCTACACCAGTTCCCCACCCGGTCACTGGAATGAAATCGCCCGCGAAGTGTCGTTGACCCAAAAGCTAAACGTGGCGGAAACCGCGCGCATCTTTGCCACGCTGAATCTAGCCCTGGCCGATACCTGCATCACCATCTGGGACACGAAATACCACTACAACTTCTGGCGTCCGGTCACCGCCATCCGCCGAGCGGATGAGGACGGCAACGAGGCCACCGTGGCCGATCAAAGTTGGGAGCCGCTGCTGCGCACACCACCGCATCCGGAATACGTTAGTGGCCACTCCGGCATCAGCGGTGCCGCCGCCACCATCCTGGAGCATTTCTTTGGCCGCGAGAACATCAGCTTTGAAGCCTCGAGCGATGACGTGAAGGACACCCGCCGTCGCTTCACCTCCTTCCAGGCCTGTGCGGAGGAAATCGCCCAGAGCCGCATCTACGGCGGCATCCATTACCCCGCCGCTGGTCGTGAAGGATTGAAGATGGGCCGCAGCATCGCCGAAAAGGTGCTGAAGACCTTCAATGAATAA
- a CDS encoding Ig-like domain-containing protein: MKSVLLFLGVIASSFVGLQAATSVGILEPEPAGAKNSRVPIALTSTLPDSVVALQADVQFNAALYTVSDAEAVLQPAGVKVESAEISPGRMRVVVYHRNSQGLGGNVLFAVPLTAKNGVVSNDPILLTDLIVAGQGGNAVTAGIQPRVRLTGLRDGQKVNGRLGIELTSTASATDGGINSVEYYVGGVLLGEGEGPNFKFFWEPETSGPYEIRAVAYDENGLQSSTRTIPIIVTHVGTYDGPVLGTYAGLVRAPAFNFDQEGYVSMTSTVKGAFTLKLLMGGKTLSSKGQFDGAGNATVSIVRGKGITPLTVVLAHSSDAQVDQIHGRVADGSFVNNAFTGNTFESEFVADRLVWNAKTLPAIQRGSYIVLLPASEDAQVQGAPRGTGFATATVAPAGTVSSTLNLADGTKITASSIVSKDGSWPLYASLYKAKGVILGEMTFDPIANVSDVDGQLTWLRPADAKALQFKPGFETTVDAVGGLFVKPVANQRLIPLANLGSNASLFFSEGGLLSPVENRATILASNKALVPLQDALRPTVLPVATTGLLSGAFFHPDTQKSVKYQGAVLQKQQLFGGYFLAGTHGGDVSLAANEMLSNTVSGPIGTAPLPVVKIVSPKANATLASVTGESVTISGTAADKQGIASVTYQVLHDGVLSAPAIATGTTAWSFPVPVPNGEGGLYIVHVKATDTVGHESEVVTAQFWTPLKTALAVTVSGPGTVTKGFEGSTERDVGKLVTLSAKPNAKKRFLGWSGSVTSSSLSITVLMKEGTTLQANFGD, translated from the coding sequence ATGAAATCTGTCTTATTGTTTCTCGGCGTCATCGCCTCGTCTTTTGTGGGGCTTCAGGCCGCCACCTCAGTCGGCATCCTGGAGCCGGAACCTGCCGGGGCCAAAAATAGCCGCGTGCCCATCGCCCTCACCTCCACACTGCCAGATAGCGTGGTGGCCCTTCAGGCCGATGTGCAGTTCAATGCTGCCCTCTACACCGTCAGCGATGCCGAGGCAGTGCTACAGCCTGCGGGCGTGAAGGTGGAATCGGCTGAGATCTCGCCGGGTCGCATGCGGGTGGTGGTGTATCACCGCAACAGCCAGGGACTGGGCGGCAACGTGCTCTTTGCCGTGCCGCTGACGGCGAAGAATGGCGTGGTCTCCAATGATCCCATCCTGCTTACCGATCTCATCGTCGCGGGCCAGGGTGGCAATGCAGTGACGGCAGGCATCCAGCCGCGTGTGCGGCTCACCGGCCTGCGCGATGGGCAGAAGGTAAATGGCCGTCTGGGCATTGAGCTGACTTCCACCGCCAGTGCCACCGATGGCGGAATCAATTCCGTGGAATATTACGTGGGCGGCGTGCTGCTGGGGGAAGGGGAGGGGCCTAACTTCAAGTTCTTCTGGGAGCCCGAAACCTCTGGCCCCTATGAGATCCGTGCCGTGGCCTATGATGAAAACGGTCTGCAATCCTCCACCCGCACCATCCCCATCATCGTCACCCACGTGGGCACCTATGACGGCCCCGTTTTGGGCACCTACGCGGGCCTGGTGCGTGCGCCTGCGTTCAACTTCGATCAAGAAGGCTACGTCAGCATGACCTCAACGGTGAAGGGGGCCTTCACCCTGAAGCTGCTCATGGGGGGCAAGACCCTTTCCAGCAAGGGGCAGTTTGATGGCGCTGGCAATGCCACTGTTTCCATCGTGCGGGGCAAAGGCATCACGCCGCTCACCGTCGTGCTGGCCCATTCCAGCGATGCGCAGGTGGATCAAATCCATGGCCGTGTGGCCGATGGTTCCTTCGTGAACAATGCCTTTACCGGAAACACCTTCGAGTCGGAGTTTGTGGCGGATCGCCTCGTCTGGAATGCCAAGACCCTGCCTGCCATCCAGCGCGGCAGTTACATCGTCCTGCTGCCTGCCTCGGAAGATGCGCAGGTCCAGGGCGCCCCGCGTGGTACCGGCTTTGCCACCGCCACCGTCGCCCCCGCAGGCACGGTGAGCTCCACACTGAACTTGGCCGATGGCACCAAGATCACCGCCTCCAGCATCGTCTCCAAGGACGGCAGTTGGCCGCTCTATGCCTCCCTTTACAAGGCCAAGGGCGTCATCCTGGGTGAGATGACCTTTGATCCCATCGCTAACGTCAGTGATGTAGACGGTCAGCTCACGTGGCTGCGCCCGGCGGATGCGAAGGCGCTGCAATTCAAGCCCGGCTTTGAGACGACGGTGGATGCCGTGGGCGGTCTGTTTGTGAAACCGGTGGCCAATCAGCGGCTCATCCCGCTGGCAAACCTGGGGAGCAATGCCTCGCTGTTTTTCAGCGAAGGGGGTCTTCTCAGCCCGGTGGAAAACCGCGCCACCATCCTGGCCAGCAACAAGGCCCTGGTGCCCCTGCAAGATGCGCTGCGGCCCACCGTGCTGCCCGTGGCGACGACGGGCCTGTTGTCCGGGGCCTTCTTCCATCCGGATACTCAAAAGAGTGTCAAATATCAGGGGGCTGTGTTGCAAAAGCAGCAGCTCTTCGGCGGCTATTTCCTGGCGGGCACGCATGGTGGGGATGTCTCCTTGGCCGCCAACGAAATGCTTTCTAACACCGTCTCCGGCCCCATCGGCACCGCGCCCCTTCCGGTGGTGAAAATCGTCTCGCCGAAAGCCAATGCGACCCTCGCCAGCGTGACGGGGGAAAGCGTGACCATCAGCGGCACGGCGGCGGACAAGCAAGGCATCGCCAGCGTGACCTACCAAGTTTTGCATGACGGTGTTCTCTCCGCCCCGGCCATCGCCACGGGCACCACCGCCTGGAGCTTCCCTGTCCCCGTGCCCAATGGCGAAGGCGGCCTCTACATCGTGCATGTGAAGGCCACCGACACCGTGGGCCATGAGAGCGAGGTGGTGACCGCGCAGTTCTGGACTCCGCTGAAAACCGCCCTGGCCGTGACCGTTAGCGGACCCGGCACCGTGACGAAAGGCTTTGAAGGCAGCACGGAGCGCGATGTGGGCAAGCTGGTCACCCTGAGTGCCAAGCCGAATGCGAAGAAGCGCTTCCTGGGCTGGAGCGGTAGCGTCACTTCTTCCTCGCTGAGCATCACCGTCCTGATGAAAGAAGGCACCACCTTGCAGGCGAACTTTGGAGACTGA